The DNA window CCAACCTTATCACAACGGCCACCACAACGTGGTCGACACTATCGCCGAGGAGGTCGACGAACTCGTCCTCGGCATCGGAAGCGCGGGCGACTCACACAGCCGTCACGACCCATTCACGGCCGGCGAACGAATCATGATGATAACCAAATCCCTCGTGGATTACGACCTCGTGACGTACGCCGTCCCCATCGAGGACCTAGACCGGAACTCCGTGTGGGTGAGTCACGTCCAGAGCATGAGCCCGGACTTCGACGTGGCCTACTCGAACAACCCCCTCGTCATCCGGCTGTTCGAGGAAGCGGGCGTCGAGGTTCGCCAATCCCCGATGTTCAACCGCGACGTGCTGGAGGGAACCGAAGTCCGCGACCGGATGGTCGAGGGCGGCGACTGGCAGCGGTTGGTCCCCGACTCGGTGGTAGAAGTCATCGAAGAAATCGACGGCATCGACCGCATCCAACAGGTCAGCGACTCGGACTCGAACGGACCGACATGATTACGCTCTCCTCCGATTTCGGAACCCCCTATCCGGCAGCGATGAAGGGCGTCATGCTGCAGCACAGCGACGCCCGTCTCGTGGACGTCGCCCACGACTTCCCACGACAGGACGTTCGGGCAACCGCCTTTTGGCTCCGCGAGGTGTTGCCGTACTTCCCGCCCGCCGTCCACCTCGTCGTGGTGGACCCCGGC is part of the Haladaptatus paucihalophilus DX253 genome and encodes:
- a CDS encoding nicotinamide-nucleotide adenylyltransferase produces the protein MTRGFYIGRFQPYHNGHHNVVDTIAEEVDELVLGIGSAGDSHSRHDPFTAGERIMMITKSLVDYDLVTYAVPIEDLDRNSVWVSHVQSMSPDFDVAYSNNPLVIRLFEEAGVEVRQSPMFNRDVLEGTEVRDRMVEGGDWQRLVPDSVVEVIEEIDGIDRIQQVSDSDSNGPT